The following are encoded in a window of Chlorocebus sabaeus isolate Y175 chromosome 22, mChlSab1.0.hap1, whole genome shotgun sequence genomic DNA:
- the ASB14 gene encoding ankyrin repeat and SOCS box protein 14 encodes MDNYTSDEDTDEDFDTQFMIQQSLQDIYKPGTAQHAPKDESSHSFLSADYKKIVETIEKGKEDALSHLTKYHSAFDEADEIGWIPLHKAAVQLNKKILEITLSASDPSLWEQTTHNGETPLFLAVSNCLLENATFLLLNGCNPNAKNFEGNSPLLTAVLRDSYDMAALLINYGADVNLRCANERTALHEAAKLGREDMVKLMLVSGAHPDPQSTYGFTPLALAAQSGHTEIMEMLLRKGANAHGQASDSSSILLEAASGGNPDAVALLLEYGADANIPKNSGHLPIHVAADRGHLLALKILIPVTDLAAIKQSGISPVHCAAAGAHPQCLELLIQAGFDVNFMLDQRVSKHYDDHRKSALHFAVSNSDLSSVKLLLSAGALPNQDPVNCLQIALRMGNYELISLLLRHGANVNYFCRVNPLHFPSALQYTLKDEVMLRMLLNYGYDTQRCFDCPHGDKVHPSYTVEGWTSTVIKDTKFCEVITLSWLQHLSGKVVRVMLDYVDQVRICSKLKAVLQKQGIWSEIHFILTNPRSLKHLCRLKIRKCMGRLHLRCPVFMSFLPLPNRLKAYVLYKEYDLYGQGIFTGTW; translated from the exons ATGGATAATTACACCAGCGATGAAGACACAGATGAAGACTTTGACACCCAGTTCATGATTCAACAGAGTTTACAGGATATTTATAAGCCAGGAACAGCACAACATGCACCTAAGGATGAGAG CTCCCATTCCTTTTTGAGTGCTGACTATAAGAAGATAGTTGAAACAATAGAGAAA g GTAAGGAAGATGCATTGTCACACTTAACCAAGTACCATTCTGCTTTTGATGAAGCAGATGAGATAGGCTGGATTCCTCTGCATAAGGCTGCAGtgcaattaaataagaaaattttggaaataacCCTAAGCG CTTCAGACCCCAGTCTGTGGGAGCAAACCACTCACAATGGTGAAACGCCACTGTTTTTGGCTGTCAGCAATTGCCTCTTGGAAAATGCTACTTTTCTTCTTCTCAATGGCTGCAATCCAAATGCTAAGAATTTCGAAGGCAATTCTCCTCTTCTTACAG CTGTGCTGCGTGACTCCTATGACATGGCTGCCTTGCTCATCAACTATGGAGCAGATGTCAATCTGCGTTGTGCCAACGAGAGGACAGCTCTCCACGAAGCAGCCAAACTGGGCAGAGAGGACATGGTGAAGCTTATGTTGGTTTCTGGGGCACACCCTGACCCACAGAGCACGTATGGATTCACTCctcttgctcttgctgcccaaAGTGGACACACTGAAATCATGGAAATGTTACTGCGGAAAG GAGCTAATGCTCATGGTCAGGCCTCTGATTCTTCTTCCATTTTACTCGAAGCTGCGAGTGGAGGAAATCCAGATGCTGTGGCCCTCTTGCTGGAGTACGGAGCTGATGCCAACATCCCTAAGAATTCAGGCCACCTGCCCATCCATGTGGCAGCTGACAGGGGCCACTTACT AGCTCTAAAGATACTGATTCCGGTTACGGATCTTGCCGCCATTAAGCAGAGTGGGATCAGTCCAGTTCACTGCGCAGCAGCAGGAGCACACCCTCAGTGCCTGGAACTCCTCATCCAGGCTGGATTTGATGTGAACTTCATGCTGGATCAGAGAGTTAGCAAACACTACGATGACCACAGGAAGTCAGCTTTGCATTTTGCTGTATCAAACAGTGACCTCTCTTCAGTCAAGCTGCTTCTGAGTGCTGGAGCTCTGCCTAACCAAGACCCGGTTAACTGCCTCCAGATAGCCCTCAGGATGGGCAACTATGAGCTGATCAGTCTGCTGCTAAGGCATGGGGCCAATGTCAATTACTTCTGCAGAGTTAACCCTTTACATTTCCCATCAGCACTGCAATACACTCTGAAAGATGAAGTCATGCTCAGGATGCTGCTGAACTATGGGTATGACACACAGCGATGTTTTGATTGCCCACATGGAGACAAAGTCCATCCTTCCTATACTGTTGAAGGCTGGACATCTACAGTTATCAAAGATACTAAG TTCTGTGAAGTAATAACTTTGTCATGGCTGCAACATCTCTCTGGAAAGGTTGTTCGAGTGATGCTTGATTATGTTGATCAAGTTCGGATCTGTTCAAAGTTGAAAGCTGTGCTCCAAAAACAGGGGATCTggtcagaaatacattttatcttaA CAAACCCTCGCTCCCTAAAACACTTGTGCCGCCTAAAGATCCGGAAATGCATGGGACGTTTACATTTGCGCTGCCCTGTATTCATGTCATTTCTTCCATTACCCAATCGTCTAAAAGCATATGTCCTTTACAAAGAATACGACCTTTATGGACAAGGAATTTTTACAGGAACCTGGTAA